The following proteins come from a genomic window of Hyla sarda isolate aHylSar1 unplaced genomic scaffold, aHylSar1.hap1 scaffold_2009, whole genome shotgun sequence:
- the LOC130317707 gene encoding uncharacterized protein LOC130317707, whose product MTTESGRRRWMMTPSGPAYQLRQRKRSPSNQYNSAGAMSGMSRLRMVPHPYTQGPPGLSRLELLRSEYQERALREKEDKMLQLLTQERMKGSRGPPQERAWATAKRTAGVDRAHPLQPVHPLHPPSANKHPPPHVRSKSGPDRWQELEKKEKNLEAEIRRKETLLREKLRRTEEELRRIQKEREEAEREERTTRPRGARLEGGGHVKDIPLSIDQYSGGGVKPRKDSPLSIDQYSGGGVKPRKDSPLSIDQYSGGGVIARKDSPLSIDQYSGGGVKHRKDSPLSIDQYSGGGVKPRKDSPLSIGQYSGGGVIARKDSPLSIDQYSGGGVIARKDSPLSIDQYSGGGVIARKDSPLSIDQYSGGGVIARKDSPLSIDQYSGGGVIARKDSPLSIDQYSGGGVIARKDSPLSIDQYSGGGVIARKDSPLSIDQYSGGGVKPRKGSPLSIDQYSGGGVKPRKDSPLSIDQYSGGGVKPRKGSPLSIDQYSGGGVIARKDSPLSIDQYSGGGVIARKDSPLSIDQYSGGGVKPRKDSPLSIDQYSGGGVKPRKDSPLSIDQYSGGGVKPRKDSPLSIDQYSGGGVIARKDSPLSIDQYSGGGVKPRKDSPLSIDQYSGGGVKPRKDSPLSIDQYSGGGVKPRKDSPLSIDQYSGGGVKPRKDSPLSIDQYNHQKAEARDLVFASSQRPPLSHVEDSFHQLRLDVQGVQHSGYPSSQTLDEVDNPQSPGQVLVPCPLCGRCFMKHRLQKHSAVCEKMHSSRRKVFDSSKARAKGTDLEQYLHKKGRRPSPPPQVHVASWRQKHESFLRTIRQARVVQDVVAKGGKISDLPPPPPEEYPDYVACPHCSRRFAPRAAERHIPKCETIKSKPRPPPRRHR is encoded by the exons ATGACAACAGAATCCGGAAGACGGCGCTGGATGATGACGCCATCAGGACCCGCCTATCAGCTACGTCAGAGGAAGCGGTCTCCTAGCAACCAGTACAACAGCGCCGGAGCTATGAGCGGGATGTCCCGGCTGAGGATGGTTCCGCACCCGTACACCCAGGGGCCCCCGGGCCTGTCCCGCCTGGAGCTGCTGAGGAGCGAGTACCAGGAGCGGGCCCTGCGGGAGAAGGAGGACAAGATGCTGCAGCTGCTGACACAGGAGCGCATGAAGGGTTCCAGGGGCCCCCCACAGGAGCGGGCATGGGCCACAGCCAAAAGGACGGCCGGGGTGGACCGAGCGCACCCCCTCCAGCCCGTGCACCCCCTCCACCCCCCGTCCGCCAACAAACACCCGCCGCCCCATGTCCGCTCCAAGTCTGGGCCTGACCGATGGCAGGAGctggagaagaaggagaagaaccTGGAGGCCGAGATCCGCAGGAAGGAGACCCTGCTCCGGGAAAAGCTGCGGAGGACGGAGGAAGAGCTGAGGCGGAtccagaaggaaagagaagaGGCCGAACGGGAAGAACGCACGACCCGGCCCAGAGGAGCCAGGCTGGAGGGGGGAGGCCATGTGAAGGACATTCCCCTCTCCATAGACCAGTACAGCGGGGGTGGGGTCAAGCCCAGGAAGGACAGTCCCCTCTCCATAGACCAGTACAGCGGGGGTGGGGTCAAGCCCAGGAAGGACAGTCCCCTCTCCATAGACCAGTACAGCGGGGGTGGGGTCATAGCCAGGAAGGACAGTCCCCTCTCCATAGACCAGTACAGCGGGGGTGGGGTCAAGCACAGGAAGGACAGTCCCCTCTCCATAGACCAGTACAGCGGGGGTGGGGTCAAGCCCAGGAAGGACAGTCCCCTCTCCATAGGCCAGTACAGCGGGGGTGGGGTCATAGCCAGGAAGGACAGTCCCCTCTCCATAGACCAGTACAGCGGGGGTGGGGTCATAGCCAGGAAGGACAGTCCCCTCTCCATAGACCAGTACAGCGGGGGTGGGGTCATAGCCAGGAAGGACAGTCCCCTCTCCATAGACCAGTACAGCGGGGGTGGGGTCATAGCCAGGAAGGACAGTCCCCTCTCCATAGACCAGTACAGCGGGGGTGGGGTCATAGCCAGGAAGGACAGTCCCCTCTCCATAGACCAGTACAGCGGGGGTGGGGTCATAGCCAGGAAGGACAGTCCCCTCTCCATAGACCAGTACAGCGGGGGTGGGGTCATAGCCAGGAAGGACAGTCCCCTCTCCATAGACCAGTACAGCGGGGGTGGAGTCAAGCCCAGGAAGGGCAGTCCCCTCTCCATAGACCAGTACAGCGGGGGTGGGGTCAAGCCCAGGAAGGACAGTCCCCTCTCCATAGACCAGTACAGCGGGGGTGGAGTCAAGCCCAGGAAGGGCAGTCCCCTCTCCATAGACCAGTACAGCGGGGGTGGGGTCATAGCCAGGAAGGACAGTCCCCTCTCCATAGACCAGTACAGCGGGGGTGGGGTCATAGCCAGGAAGGACAGTCCCCTCTCCATAGACCAGTACAGCGGGGGTGGGGTCAAGCCCAGGAAGGACAGTCCCCTCTCCATAGACCAGTACAGCGGGGGTGGGGTCAAGCCCAGGAAGGACAGTCCCCTCTCCATAGACCAGTACAGCGGGGGTGGGGTCAAGCCCAGGAAGGACAGTCCCCTCTCCATAGACCAGTACAGCGGGGGTGGGGTCATAGCCAGGAAGGACAGTCCCCTCTCCATAGACCAGTACAGCGGGGGTGGGGTCAAGCCCAGGAAGGACAGTCCCCTCTCCATAGACCAGTACAGCGGGGGTGGGGTCAAGCCCAGGAAGGACAGTCCCCTCTCCATAGACCAGTACAGCGGGGGTGGGGTCAAGCCCAGGAAGGACAGTCCCCTCTCCATAGACCAGTACAGCGGGGGTGGGGTCAAGCCCAGGAAGGACAGTCCCCTCTCCATAGACCAGTACAATCACCAGAAGGCTGAAGCAAGGGATCTGGTCTTTGCCTCCTCACAGCGCCCTCCTCTGTCACATGTTGAAGACTCATTTCATCAGCTGAGACTGGACGTTCAGGGGGTACAGCACAGTGGGTACCCATCATCTCAGACCTTAGATGAGGTAGACAACCCCCAGAGTCCTGGGCAAGTACTGGTTCCATGTCCGTTGTGTGGACGATGCTTTATGAAACATCGCCTGCAGAAGCACAGCGCAGTATGTGAGAAGATGCACAGCTCCCGAAGAAAAGTGTTTGACTCCTCTAAGGCCCGGGCCAAAGGAACAGATCTAGAACAATACCTGCATAAGAAAGGGCGACGGCCCTCCCCACCGCCCCAG GTCCATGTCGCCTCCTGGCGTCAGAAGCATGAGTCTTTCCTGAGAACAATCCGTCAGGCTCGTGTAGTGCAGGATGTTGTCGCTAAAGGGGGAAAGATATCTGATCTGCCACCTCCTCCCCCTGAGGAGTACCCGGATTATgtggcttgtcctcactgcagccGGCGATTTGCTCCACGGGCAGCCGAACGACATATTCccaagtgtgagacaattaaaagcAAGCCCCGCCCTCCACCCCGCCGCCATCGCTGA